Proteins co-encoded in one Pseudomonas fluorescens genomic window:
- a CDS encoding RNA polymerase sigma factor: protein MSSAQSPHSELVGALYRDHRGWLLAWLRRNVACPQRAEDLSQDTFVRLLGRDELLTPREPRAFLVAIAKGLLFDYFRRAALEQAYLTELMLIPEGEQPSVEEQQLILEDLKAIDRLLGQLSTKARAAFLYNRLDGLTHAEIADKLGVSVPRVRQYLAQGIRQCYIALYGEPT from the coding sequence GTGTCGTCAGCCCAAAGCCCTCACAGTGAGCTCGTCGGTGCGTTGTATCGCGACCACCGCGGTTGGCTGCTGGCGTGGCTGCGGCGCAACGTGGCCTGCCCGCAACGCGCCGAGGACCTGAGCCAGGACACCTTCGTCCGCCTGCTCGGCCGCGACGAACTGCTGACGCCCCGCGAACCCCGGGCCTTTCTGGTAGCCATCGCCAAGGGCTTGTTGTTCGACTACTTCCGCCGGGCAGCGCTGGAACAGGCGTATCTGACCGAACTGATGCTGATTCCCGAAGGCGAGCAGCCGTCGGTGGAAGAGCAACAACTGATCCTCGAAGACCTCAAGGCCATCGACCGCCTCCTCGGCCAATTGTCGACCAAGGCCCGCGCCGCTTTCCTTTATAACCGTCTCGACGGCCTGACCCATGCCGAGATCGCCGACAAACTCGGCGTTTCGGTCCCCCGCGTGCGCCAGTACCTGGCCCAGGGCATCCGTCAGTGCTACATCGCCCTGTACGGTGAGCCGACGTGA